A single region of the Aeromonas hydrophila subsp. hydrophila ATCC 7966 genome encodes:
- a CDS encoding NupC/NupG family nucleoside CNT transporter, which translates to MIALLGILSILAVATLCSDNRRRIPLRTVGLALCLQILFAGLVLWLPAGQHVLNGVSESVSSVIGYGQEGIAFLFGDLAKFKLGFIFAFNVLPVIIFFSAVIAILYHIGLMPKVIALLGGGLQKLLGTGRAESLSATANIFVGMVEAPLVVKPYLSKMSDSQFFAVMSCGLASVAGGTLVGYASIGVELKYLIAAAFMSAPAGLAMAKILVPPAAEEQDHHQDVVIPRATNVIEAAADGAMSGLNIAVAVGATLLAFVGVIAMLNGLLGWAGDLVGLELSFQIILGWLFAPVSWLIGIPWEQAQAAGALIGTKIVVNEFVAFIALVQDQTLSESSKAIVTFALCGFANISSMAILIGGLGAMVPERKSFIARYGMRAILAGVLANLMSASLAGLFLAL; encoded by the coding sequence ATGATTGCCCTGCTCGGCATCCTGAGCATTCTGGCCGTGGCCACGCTCTGCTCTGATAATCGTCGTCGTATCCCGTTGCGAACAGTGGGCCTGGCCCTCTGCCTGCAGATCCTCTTCGCCGGCCTGGTGCTCTGGCTGCCCGCCGGTCAGCACGTGCTGAACGGGGTGAGCGAAAGCGTCAGCAGCGTGATCGGTTACGGTCAGGAGGGGATCGCCTTCCTGTTCGGCGATCTGGCCAAGTTCAAGCTGGGCTTCATCTTTGCCTTCAACGTGCTGCCGGTCATCATCTTCTTTTCCGCGGTGATCGCCATCCTCTACCACATCGGCCTGATGCCGAAAGTGATCGCCCTGCTCGGCGGTGGCCTGCAGAAGCTGCTGGGCACCGGCCGCGCCGAGAGCCTCTCCGCCACCGCCAACATCTTCGTCGGTATGGTGGAGGCGCCGCTGGTGGTCAAACCCTATCTCTCCAAGATGTCCGATTCCCAGTTCTTCGCGGTGATGAGCTGCGGCCTCGCCTCCGTGGCCGGCGGTACCCTGGTGGGTTACGCCAGCATCGGGGTAGAGTTGAAATACCTGATCGCGGCGGCCTTCATGTCGGCACCGGCCGGTCTGGCCATGGCCAAGATCCTGGTGCCGCCTGCCGCCGAAGAGCAGGACCATCATCAGGACGTGGTGATCCCGCGCGCCACTAACGTGATTGAAGCGGCCGCCGATGGCGCCATGTCCGGCCTCAACATCGCGGTTGCCGTGGGGGCTACCCTGCTGGCGTTCGTCGGGGTGATCGCCATGCTCAACGGCCTGCTGGGCTGGGCCGGCGACCTGGTAGGGCTGGAGCTGAGCTTCCAGATCATTCTGGGCTGGCTGTTTGCACCCGTCTCCTGGCTGATCGGTATCCCCTGGGAGCAGGCTCAGGCCGCCGGCGCCCTGATCGGGACCAAGATAGTGGTGAACGAGTTCGTCGCCTTCATCGCCCTGGTGCAGGATCAGACCCTGAGCGAGTCGAGCAAGGCCATCGTCACCTTCGCCCTGTGTGGTTTCGCCAACATCTCTTCCATGGCGATCCTGATCGGCGGCCTGGGCGCCATGGTGCCGGAGCGCAAATCCTTCATCGCCCGTTACGGCATGCGCGCCATCCTGGCGGGGGTGCTGGCGAACCTGATGAGTGCC